A window of Drosophila santomea strain STO CAGO 1482 chromosome X, Prin_Dsan_1.1, whole genome shotgun sequence genomic DNA:
GTATCCTTTCGGGTCATGTATCCCTTGTATCCCATGTATCGATGCCCTTCAAACCACTGCAATCCGAGCTTGATGGAATGCTTAACAAGTGTGAATAATGAGCCGTATATGCCAAGCGTTTCGCCCACACCTATCGTTCGACCAGGAGCTTACATTATTTATGTGGATAATTaagggtgtgtgtgtgtgttttttttttttaaattaataacaCCTGAAATTATTCCGATTCGGGTGCAATGCGCGTGATTAATGCAAGAAGGACGCACACAGGACACCGCCACTGCCGCACATATGTTAACCGATTGTTTGCAGAGAGATTTTCCAATTTTTCactctgtttgtttgttaattttgtaaaattatacaatttaattgcaCACACGAGCCGCAAACGGGAGCATTGGCCATTTGGGCCAAAAGTTTACCTTCTGCGGTTTTTCACGTGGCGCCGAGTGAGTTGCATGTGCAACAATATTCGCATTAATTGTGCGACTCTAATGATGCGCGGTCTCCTCtcgttttatatttaattaatgcgCAATTTTCACTTTTAGTCCAGTTGGCATTTCGTTTTTGGTGCGCTTCTGACCATCGAATTGaatgtgccacgcccccccggTGCCGCCTTTCGCCCACTTCCGCTTATCCGTTTATCCGTTTATTATTGTTACCCGAGTTGATGAATCGCGCTTAATTAGCCGTTCGAAATTTCGCAGCCCAATTTAGGCAGCTATCCGAAATAAATTAGTTGTTTCAATTACATTCACTCCCCCCCCTTGCTTCCATGatttaatagatttttaaGTTCGAGACAATTGAAAGCACTGAGCTCATGGAATTATAGAGTGATTCCTGATAACATAACTCTTTGCTTGGAGTACATATTGTTTTCGGTCTTTCCCAGTCGCACATTTCGTTTTCGAAATGCAATTATCTTGAAAACAGCAACAAGCGCTGATCCGCCCCCTGAACTTCCGGCCCCCTGAACATTCGCGGCGTGGCTGTCATCGGCAACCTCAAAACTCATCCTCACCCGGccaataatttaaatgtttttcggCTGGGGGCCCTGCCAATGCGGTCCAGAGGCCAACatcaatttaaaatcatttaataAATTCCCACTAAATTTCAATTCCGTTTTCATTAAATGCCACATAAATTATACGCACTGTGATGGCCGGGGGGTGGTGTTTTAGGGGGTTATCCCTGCCGCTCGGTGGGTGGGTAAGCCCCACTGAAGGGGGGGCGGTGGAGGGGGGTGTTGTCAGCTGGGGCCGCCAAATCGCGTGCTACCATATTCCGCGTTCGTTTTAAACGCCGCGCGCCATTTGCAcataaaatgcttttaatttttcgttACATTTGTCCTctcttgttgttgtagttcttatagatgttgttgctgttattgttgcccCGCCCCCTCTTTGGTCCAacacccccacccccacccccacacCTTTCATCCCCCGTCGACGCCTTTCGCCTACTTGGCCACATTTTCAATTCGACCTCAATAAAATTTACGCCCAAAGGCTGTAGACGAACGGTTGTGCGTGGCGGCGGGGGAGGGGAAGAGGGTTGGTGTTGGGGGGGCAGAGGTCACAGGCGAAGACAACCGACATCGAGGGAGGGGCGGGGGAGCAAGAGGTCCCAGTCAATACTCGCATACTCTGCCACCAAAGTGGCCAGCTTTCACGCCCCTCTTGCCACACagttcaaataaattatagatattgaattacttttatttatatatgtactttaatttaattagttcaATCGTATTTAAATCGCAAGTTAGTTAGTTGGAAGTGTTAGGCGCCGAAAGAGTGTTCCTTATTCGTTGTCATCTGAAGTGAAATACAGCCAATCgcccgctgttgttgttctcgtGAGTTGCTTTCGTTGTTGTTTGCAGCAACTCCATCGCGCCCCATTGCCCAAAAAGTGTTCATTTCCTTTCTGGCGTGTTATCATCGCCACTTCCGGCAGCGGAGGCAGCGGAGGCAGGGAGGAGAAGCGCGACAAGGACGACAGGGGCGACAGGGACGACAAGGACGAGAACTTGGACTTCGGTCGACATTGAATATTGGCAGTTAATATACAGCTGCCTGCCCTACGCGTATGTACGAACATATGTGCGGCATGTGGCAGCAAGAAACCGCCAGTTTAAAGAGTGGCTTTAAGGAACCTTTGGGGGGCCAATTGACACCCCGCCCCCTTCCCCGACGACCTTGGgcgggcagcagcagcagcagagtaaaatagaaaacagAATAAAAGTTTGCCCTCGGTTCCAGACGAATGCAAACACAATTTGAATGCTGCCGCTGCCAGCAAATCGAGCGGAAAACATCCACCGCCAAAGCGGCTTTTCCGCAGCGGGAAAAGTGCACAGAACTTTTCACTTAATCGCTTTTCGTTGCGTttgaaggaaaacaaacagagCTAATTTGACTTTATCTCCTTGGCGTCAAGTCTCGTTTTTGTTCTCCTCTTCCACAgtcacacattttatttgcctgGACCAATTTCGCCCATGAACTTTAACTAGTTCTCCAGGCCAAACCAACAGATTTCCAAGGATTTTGAATGCAAAAGTTTTCGCAATGAATAATATTGTAACGTGAGACAAAAATAGCCTTTGTAGGGGCAATTACACCtagtatttaaattttatatatggTTAGCATTTTACGATAGAGAAGGGACCAAATAAATGCCTTCCAGTGATGgatcaaataaatattgaagaATTAATCAGATaactatattttattttataagatagtaaaaaaatatgcattaaCAGCTACACTCTTTGAATATTACATTAAAGATTATAATTCAGTGTTCAGTTTGGTAATATTAGGATTAAAAATTGCGACACTTCTATTCCAATATTGTTTGAATATTATATGTTTTAGTAAATAATAGTACGCTAGAATACAgcatattttacttttttcatGGACCTCTTaatatttcagtttttccaaaatattttacaagCCATTAAGGAATACGTTGGTGTAAAAGTACAAGAGCTCCATCAGGAAAACCGCAGAGGCCACTGCGATGAATGCTCCACTGAGCCACCACACAATCTCCAAGTCGCCGATATTCAGGGGCTTAAGGATCTCCAGTTTGCTGTAGTCCTTGATGCTCATCTTGCCGGCCTTGACCATATCGTAGAAGCTCTTTCGAATCCAGTGGTGCATTAGACCAGCTTGATGGACACTGAAGGTGAAGTCCTTCAAGGGCTCCCAGTAAATCGAATCAGGTGCCATTACAGCGCTGGTGGGCATGAATTCGCAGAAGCATAGATCCCAGGACCAACGGAAAACGGGCTTGGAAAAGTGTCGTTGTTGGATTTTTATCACCATCCACTTGAGGAAGGGCATGGTGTAGGCCCACGTAGTGTTGAAGTGGTTGCGCAGATCGATCAGCTCGTTGGGATCGTCAATGAGGTGAAATATGCCTGCATACCGCGCTCGGAAAGCCTCATCCATGTCGTAGAACTCGCTTCGCATACCCAGGATCTTCCTGTCTCCGCGCAGCAGATCCTCAAAACTGGCGATTCTGTCTTGATAGGGCGGATAGATCAGGAGCGATAGCAGTTGGGCACTGCAGGTGGTCAGCAGGAGCAGGGCCAGCAGGTGGGGCACGATCCGTGCCGGCCTTGAGTTCTTCAATCGGGTCAGGCAACTCAGATGCGTGAACAACAGCCTGGCTGCGAGGATGATGAGTAGCAGGACAATCGCCAGTGCTGGACACACGATCCGGCCGAACAAGTCCGAAGTTGGTAGCGGTTGCTCCACCGGCAACATGGTGCACCAGTTGGAGATCAGCAGCGGATAGCTGTACTGATGGATGCCCCAGAGATTCCGCTTGGTGATCAGCGTGGTGGTCAGGCCGACGTCTATGAAGCCCTTCGCGGAGTACTCCAACATGTAGCTACTATCAGAGGCCGAACCTGCCCGCCAACTGGGACGCACTACCTCCAGACCAGCATTAACCCTACCGGCAAACGTGGCCAAGAAGTCCCACAGGTAGCCGGTAATCTGGTCGTCGCCTCTGGCATCGCGATAGAAAAAGGTGTTCGGTGGCGACAGATCTGGCATCACACGCAGACGATGTCCCCGCAGATTATCCAGTTTGTGGGTAAACAGTTGCCCATGTCCGCCCTGTCCGCCCGAAATCCGCCTCTTTACCAGCTCGAAACTGGGAAAAGCTTGGAAGGTGTAGAGGAACAGGGAGGGGTGGTAGTTTCGGAAGTACAGCTCCACATGCAGCATGCTTTGGCGCACACAATACGAGAGATACTGACGGGCCAGCGATTCCTGATCAGGTCCAGCCACCTCGATGAGCAATCGAACCACCGTCCGCAGGTGTTTTAAGCTATTAACCAGGGTTTCCAGTTGTATCGCAGCACTGGAGTCCATCGGCAAGCAGGCCAGTACCAAGAGGGGCGAGTTTAGCCGATCGTAGAGGTTCAGGTACGAGGAGCTGCGCTGCCACACGATCTGCGGATGGGCAGTCAGGTTGCGCTGCCACAGGACCCTCCAACTGCAGTCGAGTCCTGCGGGATTGTAGTACACCAGTGTCACCAGTGTGGTCTCTCCCCTCAGCAGAAAATGAACCACCATTCCGTAGAG
This region includes:
- the LOC120456790 gene encoding uncharacterized protein LOC120456790; the protein is MLASLDRSTGLSAELLELYGMVVHFLLRGETTLVTLVYYNPAGLDCSWRVLWQRNLTAHPQIVWQRSSSYLNLYDRLNSPLLVLACLPMDSSAAIQLETLVNSLKHLRTVVRLLIEVAGPDQESLARQYLSYCVRQSMLHVELYFRNYHPSLFLYTFQAFPSFELVKRRISGGQGGHGQLFTHKLDNLRGHRLRVMPDLSPPNTFFYRDARGDDQITGYLWDFLATFAGRVNAGLEVVRPSWRAGSASDSSYMLEYSAKGFIDVGLTTTLITKRNLWGIHQYSYPLLISNWCTMLPVEQPLPTSDLFGRIVCPALAIVLLLIILAARLLFTHLSCLTRLKNSRPARIVPHLLALLLLTTCSAQLLSLLIYPPYQDRIASFEDLLRGDRKILGMRSEFYDMDEAFRARYAGIFHLIDDPNELIDLRNHFNTTWAYTMPFLKWMVIKIQQRHFSKPVFRWSWDLCFCEFMPTSAVMAPDSIYWEPLKDFTFSVHQAGLMHHWIRKSFYDMVKAGKMSIKDYSKLEILKPLNIGDLEIVWWLSGAFIAVASAVFLMELLYFYTNVFLNGL